A genomic window from Bradyrhizobium lupini includes:
- a CDS encoding DEAD/DEAH box helicase: MLALHLLEQWEKSGRDGLVFLCDDESRAERLGGVIHALDPSVDVLVFPRLNTLPFDGLEPSREIAGRRSSVLRRLAKTKKPVFLVSTAEAIMERLPLPASWSRSSLTLKVGAPYSETELETRLEALGYDLDEEAEYPGGVLFHGKTFEVFPAGALAPFRIEHSGDTIRKIVAVDPIEHEVVYETPELIIDPMSERIALGATRGQRATLPDYCSRARWIADAGVSAHAESWLGTIEDAAGRRDAEREYLGQADWKQLKKRISVLPRKTAFISTPEFSKLASPRKALRAFVADMQRGGSRLLFVAAVEDDLRAMERMSGIKAERLADWSEVTKARSREGALLADFDAGFIGAGRKPLVVVTASDVLGSRAHHPQPMARAWNPAFDHPDVPEKGAAIVHLQRGLAVLDGLQTLDMGKGSRREMIRLKFAGDNAVLVPPSDLAVIWPYAGEPGKLTLDKADGSSWWARRTEAEAEIQVAAKALAKHISQRLRRRAPKLVPPGPAYEKFVARFPYFTTVDQAQAIQDVLDDLAAGHPMDRVICGDVGFGKTEVALRAAAAVALSGKQVAIAAPTTVLARQHVETFRKRFGPLGIEVGSLSRASSGPETRETKEGLRRGTLKVVVGTQALAAKDVKFAELGLVIIDEEQHFGAAEKAKLSGLAKGAHSLWMSATPIPRTLAAGLAGFRDLSVIASPPVHRLPIVTRIAPLSDAAIAAALLRERRRHGQSFLICPRIQDLEPMLARVQSVAPELRIVCLHGRLPVDEIDDRMMSFVDGEADVLLATNIVESGLDIPRANTIVVCWPEKFGLAQLHQLRGRVGRGGTRAFAHLLTEATSEQSEKRLAVLEEFSKPGAGFAISERDLDLRGAGDLFSEQQSGHVQVFGPVLYSHLLKRASERGSDTGADLWVPDLNMPLADMLPEGYVQSEAVRLEIYGRAARCRSDDDLEDLEEEISRRFGRLPPEARDFFASARLRIDCKRRGIVRLDVGPEAVAATFLPGRLRKSRAKSQTGALQRDGDRVVHAGRRDQDPFSRVEEFLDLLDG; the protein is encoded by the coding sequence ATGCTGGCGCTGCATCTGCTCGAGCAGTGGGAGAAGTCCGGCCGCGACGGCCTCGTCTTCCTCTGCGACGACGAGAGTAGGGCGGAGCGGCTGGGCGGCGTGATCCACGCCCTCGATCCCTCGGTCGACGTGCTGGTGTTTCCGCGCCTGAACACGCTGCCCTTCGACGGCCTCGAGCCCTCCCGCGAGATCGCGGGCCGGCGCAGCTCGGTGCTGCGGCGTCTCGCCAAGACAAAGAAGCCCGTCTTCCTGGTGTCCACCGCGGAAGCCATCATGGAACGGCTGCCGCTGCCGGCGAGCTGGTCGCGGTCGAGCCTCACGCTGAAGGTGGGCGCGCCCTATTCCGAGACCGAGCTGGAGACGCGGCTGGAAGCTCTCGGCTACGATCTCGACGAAGAGGCGGAGTATCCGGGCGGTGTCCTGTTCCATGGCAAGACGTTCGAAGTGTTTCCCGCCGGCGCACTCGCTCCCTTCCGGATCGAGCATTCCGGCGACACGATCCGCAAGATCGTCGCGGTTGATCCTATCGAGCACGAGGTCGTCTACGAGACCCCGGAATTGATCATAGATCCCATGTCCGAGCGGATCGCTCTGGGAGCTACGCGCGGACAGCGGGCGACACTGCCTGATTATTGCAGCCGCGCGCGATGGATCGCGGATGCCGGGGTATCGGCTCACGCCGAGAGCTGGCTGGGCACGATCGAGGACGCTGCCGGCCGCAGGGATGCGGAACGCGAATATCTGGGGCAGGCGGACTGGAAGCAGCTGAAGAAGCGCATCAGCGTGCTGCCGCGCAAGACGGCCTTCATCTCGACGCCGGAGTTCTCGAAGCTGGCCTCGCCTCGCAAGGCGCTTCGCGCCTTCGTCGCCGACATGCAGCGCGGCGGATCGCGGCTGCTGTTCGTCGCGGCCGTCGAGGACGACCTTCGCGCGATGGAGCGCATGAGCGGCATCAAGGCGGAGCGCCTGGCCGATTGGAGCGAGGTGACGAAGGCACGGAGCCGCGAAGGCGCGCTGCTGGCCGATTTCGACGCGGGGTTCATTGGCGCCGGCCGCAAGCCGCTCGTCGTCGTGACCGCGTCCGACGTGCTCGGCAGCCGAGCCCATCATCCGCAGCCGATGGCGCGCGCCTGGAATCCGGCTTTCGATCATCCCGACGTGCCGGAAAAGGGCGCCGCTATCGTCCATCTGCAACGCGGGCTCGCCGTGCTCGATGGCTTGCAGACCCTGGATATGGGCAAGGGATCGCGACGCGAGATGATCAGGCTCAAATTCGCGGGCGACAATGCCGTGCTCGTACCGCCCTCCGATCTTGCCGTGATCTGGCCTTATGCCGGCGAGCCCGGCAAGCTGACGCTGGACAAGGCGGACGGTAGCAGCTGGTGGGCGCGGCGCACCGAGGCGGAAGCGGAAATCCAGGTCGCCGCCAAGGCGCTCGCCAAACACATCAGCCAGCGCCTCCGCCGTCGTGCACCGAAACTGGTGCCGCCGGGGCCAGCTTACGAAAAATTCGTCGCGCGGTTCCCCTATTTCACGACAGTGGACCAGGCCCAGGCGATTCAAGACGTCCTCGACGATCTTGCGGCGGGCCATCCCATGGACAGGGTGATCTGCGGTGACGTCGGCTTCGGCAAGACCGAGGTCGCGCTGCGGGCGGCGGCCGCAGTGGCGCTGTCCGGCAAGCAGGTGGCGATCGCGGCGCCGACGACCGTGCTGGCGCGGCAGCATGTCGAAACCTTCCGCAAGCGATTCGGCCCTCTCGGCATCGAGGTGGGAAGCCTGTCGCGGGCCAGTTCAGGCCCGGAGACGCGAGAGACCAAGGAGGGGCTGCGGCGCGGCACGCTGAAAGTCGTGGTCGGCACGCAGGCGCTTGCGGCAAAGGACGTGAAGTTCGCCGAACTCGGCCTCGTCATCATCGACGAAGAGCAGCATTTCGGGGCGGCCGAGAAGGCGAAGCTTTCAGGCCTCGCCAAGGGGGCCCATTCGCTGTGGATGAGCGCCACGCCGATCCCGCGCACGCTCGCGGCGGGTCTTGCCGGCTTCAGGGACCTCAGCGTGATCGCCTCGCCGCCGGTTCATCGCCTTCCCATCGTGACCAGGATCGCGCCGCTGTCCGATGCTGCCATTGCCGCAGCGCTGCTCCGTGAGCGCAGGCGGCACGGTCAGAGCTTCCTGATCTGCCCACGCATCCAGGATCTGGAGCCGATGCTGGCGCGGGTGCAATCGGTGGCGCCGGAGCTGCGCATCGTCTGTCTTCACGGCAGACTGCCCGTGGACGAGATCGACGATCGCATGATGAGTTTCGTCGATGGCGAGGCGGATGTGCTGCTGGCGACCAATATCGTGGAAAGCGGTCTCGATATTCCGCGCGCGAACACCATCGTGGTGTGCTGGCCCGAAAAGTTCGGGCTTGCGCAGCTGCATCAGCTCAGGGGACGGGTGGGACGCGGCGGCACGCGCGCTTTTGCTCATCTGCTGACGGAAGCGACCTCGGAGCAGTCCGAGAAGCGCCTGGCGGTACTGGAGGAGTTCAGCAAGCCCGGGGCCGGCTTTGCGATCAGCGAGCGCGACCTCGACCTCAGGGGCGCCGGCGATCTGTTCTCGGAACAGCAGTCCGGGCATGTCCAGGTGTTCGGACCGGTGCTCTACAGTCATCTGCTGAAGCGCGCGTCCGAGCGAGGCAGCGATACCGGGGCCGATCTGTGGGTGCCCGATCTCAATATGCCGCTCGCCGACATGCTGCCTGAAGGCTACGTGCAATCCGAGGCGGTCCGGCTCGAGATCTATGGGCGCGCTGCCAGGTGCCGGAGCGACGACGATCTGGAAGATCTGGAAGAGGAGATCTCGCGTCGTTTCGGCAGGCTGCCGCCGGAGGCCCGCGACTTCTTCGCCTCCGCCAGGCTGCGGATCGATTGCAAGCGGCGCGGTATCGTCAGGCTCGATGTCGGGCCCGAGGCCGTCGCCGCGACGTTCCTGCCGGGGCGACTACGGAAATCGAGGGCGAAGTCGCAGACGGGAGCGCTGCAGCGCGACGGCGACCGCGTTGTTCACGCCGGCCGCCGCGACCAGGATCCGTTCAGCCGGGTCGAGGAGTTTCTCGACCTGCTGGACGGCTAG
- a CDS encoding DUF892 family protein, which produces MYHHVKKLMFTVRVDEPDPRFGNMLLEQFGGANGELAAAMQYSIQGLNCEDPDRKDLLMDIGTEELSHLEVVGTLARMHLKPSKFDRQAAEADPLIAIAGGGGVNLFNSQGNAWTADYLKITGELDVDLRSNIAAEARAKIVYERLINFCDDAGSKDALQFLMTREITHMKAFALALESMGKPAFSIGRIAPTPGLVDQFFNDSTGAGDHGEIDTRGPWNEGGDWVFTESPAIQAGEPGPASAIVTESSPPADEAGLGDLLINELRDILHAEKQLTKALPKMAEAARFDQLRELFEQHLAETEAQVERINECFEMLGKSPRAKPCKGMMGLVEEGQEIMAEGEDKEDAAADLALIGAAQRVEHYEIAGYTTARNLAQQLRHSAIVALLSKSLAEEENADQLLNQVARSLMSVAKMPAAVEQTE; this is translated from the coding sequence ATGTATCACCACGTCAAGAAGCTGATGTTCACCGTTCGCGTCGACGAGCCGGATCCCCGCTTCGGCAACATGCTGCTGGAGCAGTTCGGCGGCGCGAATGGCGAGCTCGCCGCCGCGATGCAGTACTCGATCCAGGGGTTGAACTGCGAGGATCCCGATCGCAAGGACCTGCTGATGGACATCGGCACCGAAGAGCTCAGCCATCTGGAAGTGGTCGGCACGCTGGCGCGGATGCATCTCAAGCCGTCGAAGTTCGACCGCCAGGCGGCCGAAGCCGATCCCCTCATCGCCATCGCCGGCGGCGGCGGCGTCAATCTCTTCAACTCCCAGGGCAATGCCTGGACCGCCGACTATCTGAAGATCACCGGCGAGCTTGACGTCGATCTGCGCAGCAACATCGCCGCGGAGGCGCGGGCCAAGATCGTCTACGAGCGGCTGATCAATTTCTGCGACGACGCCGGCAGCAAGGACGCGCTGCAGTTCCTGATGACCCGCGAGATCACGCACATGAAGGCGTTCGCGCTCGCGCTCGAGAGCATGGGCAAGCCAGCGTTCAGCATCGGCCGCATCGCGCCGACGCCCGGCCTCGTGGACCAGTTCTTCAACGATTCCACCGGCGCCGGCGACCATGGCGAGATCGACACGCGCGGCCCGTGGAACGAGGGCGGCGACTGGGTGTTCACGGAGTCGCCGGCGATCCAGGCGGGCGAACCGGGTCCGGCCTCGGCCATCGTCACCGAGAGCTCGCCGCCCGCGGACGAAGCGGGTCTCGGCGATCTGCTCATCAACGAGCTGCGCGATATCCTGCATGCCGAGAAGCAATTGACCAAGGCGCTTCCCAAGATGGCGGAGGCCGCCCGCTTCGATCAGTTGCGCGAGCTGTTCGAGCAGCACCTCGCCGAGACCGAAGCGCAGGTCGAGCGCATCAACGAATGCTTCGAAATGCTCGGCAAATCCCCCCGCGCCAAGCCCTGCAAGGGCATGATGGGCCTCGTCGAGGAAGGCCAGGAGATCATGGCCGAGGGCGAGGACAAGGAGGACGCGGCGGCCGACCTCGCCCTGATCGGCGCAGCGCAGCGCGTCGAGCATTACGAGATCGCGGGCTACACCACGGCGCGCAACCTCGCCCAGCAGCTTCGCCACAGTGCCATTGTCGCCCTGCTGTCGAAATCGCTCGCCGAGGAGGAGAACGCCGATCAGCTTCTCAACCAGGTGGCTCGCTCGCTGATGTCGGTGGCGAAAATGCCGGCGGCAGTCGAGCAGACCGAATGA